tgtgtaaaattaccattaatgggttttctaattatatacaatgtatctataaactaaatctaatttgcatataaatgtgtttttggggcaacatgtaatgaaaaaagaagtgtaataatgtgagtaataattgtcaagattttcataataatatataatatttcatagaatattgaaatataatttctttctctattcatttgttatgtctccaaaaatgcgtcataagcatgcgtttagtcccggtgtcctcatctgaggacatgtatgaaatcaatgtcctgtttagtaacagaaagtcatattttgatttgaaaccccataacatatttctgagatgttgatttatgacacagaatttaaaaattagacagatttaaatgataactacaatatattatagaaatattatcatatttctataagagtgtcactaaattaatttcagacattttgatgaccaaggagagggagtggtcatgtgaaacatccaatcatttggtatctctgaaaagccctgaatgtgctctgtacaggacatccagatctaaaactgtggcatgaacagactcagagaaattcacaaaaatataatgtcctcatatgaggccacagggtctcaagaggttaaggtcattacatttattcaagCACATGCATGATACAGTAAAAATAACTCAGTAGCCAAACTATAAGACTTGAAATTCGAAGTTTGGATAAAAATATTTACTCACCCATAAGCAACCTAACCTGCTTTTTAGGAAAGAGACGAGAGAAAATCTGAGAGAAATAGTTGCCCATGTTTGCAGTAAGACAGAGCCGCTGTTGCTGAAGTTAAACACCTAGAGGTCAAGGCTCAGACTGGGtagtgtgtgtggagtgtgtgtgtgtgtttataaaggcTTTTTACTTTcggtttgattgacagctcaacACTCCAGACGCGCTCAGCTTCTCTCGAGGCAAATCCAACGCGTTCGATATGACGTCACCCGCTGTACCACGTGTCCAAACAaactttttatttacagtttcaAGTTAGACAtctttttggtcaatttaattcaatttaactaaataaatgtttGGGAAATAAGAGCAGAGAGAACATAAACCGTaaagatgtattatttaaaataaacaaatagtgaAACCAAGTGTTTTGGTGACGTGTCGCCTACGTGTCATTAAATTAAGTTAAACATTCCATCCTGTTTGAGTTATTGTTGATCAATGGACGACCATGTGATGTCgagatatatatatgatatgttaaTGATGAAGCACTAACATACGTTATAAATaaggtaatatattattctattatggttattatatttattttattggcatgTATAACAGTTATCTATATAAAGtataaaacactatgacaaggtaatgtttaatttattatattacatatttatttatttattaaattttatattatcatCTCACACATGGTAGGTATTTACTAtaatttctaaattctaaatcaaaatgCATATCCGATAAGACTTAATATACTAATTAGCATCAAACAATATCATTAATATTCTCAAGGATTAAAGGTTAAATGGATGATTGCACAACGATCTGTTAGGTCAGTTTCAATCAGATCCGAGTAACACACATGACAATAAAATAATCCTAAAACattaactaaacaaaacaacCCAGCATAAAACACTCCAGTGGACATTACTCATAGTTGTCTTACAATAGGGCTACAATAGGTTACATgtcttttataatataattgttgTCATATACGGTTACTTACAGTTTTTACTAACatcttttacttatttttttttttttgaagatggcATCAGGTTAAGATAAAAACCTATCAAAAATGTCATCCATGCtgatattattgctattattattattatcgaaagtgaaacataaacacacaaattTTTTGCATGAATTCATCATTTATTGGATCTGTTTTTTTCCTGATGtatcataaaaacataatattaagaaCATGTTTACATTCTGATACATCTTACATCAATCAATCATAACTGTGCAAAACATTCTTTATTTCTCATgcatttttctatttaatattacattaaaataagacATAAGAATACTaatgtttgtaaataaataaattatttattggaGATATTTGGtaggaaacacacacacgcacacacacacatacatatataattctCAGGCAGACATCAGTTTATTCTTTCAAAAGCCAGATAAAACCAAACACATAAACAGAAGTCATTCAAAGTTTGTTTCTTTCAGTgtgttaaaacatgttttcagaaGTAACCTCGTAGAACCGATAGAATGTGCCttttataatttaacattaataaatcaaaaatgCATTTCAGATAATAAACAGCTGGAGGCTGTTACATTCAATCACAGGATGTGTTAGTGTTGAAGTATCAGGCCACAAAAACCCCAAAGTAAAGTTCCAGCATCACGGTCGTCTGGACAGTTGATCCGAGAGCCAATCCAGTCCTTCATATAAACCTGACCCTTGAACCGCACATGTGGCCTGAACAAACCactgagagacacagagacagagaagcAGACGTTTAtttcactcagacacacactgaCATCACGCATCACGTGtcaaacagagtgtgtgtgtctcacctgtCGTCCTCTCAGTGTGTGTAAACCCAGTTTGTCTGTCAGCTTGGGGACCGGCATGGCTTTGGGTAAATCCTGCTTGTTAGCAAGAACTAACAGAACCGCGTCTCTCATCTCGTCCTCCGCCAGCATCGCCTTTAGTTCCTCTGCTACTGTTTCAATCCGGTCACGATCACTGCTGTCCACCACAAAGATCAGACCCTGAATCACAAAAAATGGCTCTTTAAGACAAGATTTGCAAATAAAACCACACTCATAGTGGTCATAACAGTAAATTTAAAACTCTGTTACCTGAGTGTTGTGATAGTAATGTCTCCAGAGACCTCGAATTAAACTCTGACCACCAATATCCCAAACAGTGAACGAGATGTTTTTATAATCAACCGTCTCCACATTAAAACCTACAGATGGCAGAATAATGAACAGTTTGGCATGGCATGataatatttatcaaaattacgATGAATTGCAGCTCACT
The genomic region above belongs to Carassius gibelio isolate Cgi1373 ecotype wild population from Czech Republic chromosome A11, carGib1.2-hapl.c, whole genome shotgun sequence and contains:
- the LOC128022023 gene encoding ADP-ribosylation factor 4 — encoded protein: MGIFFSNLFSRLLKKKDMRLLMVGLDAAGKTTVLYKLKLGEVVTTIPTIGFNVETVDYKNISFTVWDIGGQSLIRGLWRHYYHNTQGLIFVVDSSDRDRIETVAEELKAMLAEDEMRDAVLLVLANKQDLPKAMPVPKLTDKLGLHTLRGRQWFVQATCAVQGSGLYEGLDWLSDQLSRRP